A DNA window from Halanaerobium saccharolyticum subsp. saccharolyticum DSM 6643 contains the following coding sequences:
- a CDS encoding diol dehydratase reactivase subunit alpha, with product MEYIVGVDIGNSTTEVAVAKILKEKQNIDFISHGIYKTTGLKGTIDNIEGIIRSLNSALKKVDLNYEDITLIRLNEATPVIGDVAMETITETVITESTMIGHDPWTPGGIGLGVGYTIKINNIDSCTAGDDVILIIPGDVDFADAAEIINRSIERGVNINGAVAQKDDAVLIVNRLDMQIPVIDEVKYIDKIPLAKKAAVEVARPGGTIEKLSNPYGIATIFELDSEDTKHIFPVARSLIGNRSAVVIRTPEGDIEERKIPAGKITILGDRGKSEIGVDTGAEDIMDSLEKIQPIKDVTGESGTNVGGMLDRVKKTMSTVTDQPLSDIKIKDILAVNTFVPKKVTGGLAEEHAMENAVGLAAMVKTSQLPMQKIADRLEEETNVDVVIAGVEANMAILGALTTPGTDKPLVILDMGGGSTDAAMVTSRDKIYTTHLAGAGDMVSLLINIELGLNDLKLAELIKENPLAKVESVFHIRHEDGTVKFFDQALDPKLFGRVIILADDEKIPIHSDHSLDKIRQVRREAKNDVFVRNSIRALKRIIPTGNIRDIDFVVMVGGSAKDFEIPTLISNRLSEYSVVAGSGNIRGVMGPRNAVATGLVLSYLETEGSVING from the coding sequence ATGGAATATATTGTAGGAGTTGATATCGGTAATTCCACTACAGAAGTAGCTGTAGCCAAGATTTTGAAGGAAAAGCAGAATATTGACTTTATATCACATGGTATATATAAGACAACTGGTTTAAAGGGTACAATCGACAACATAGAAGGTATTATAAGATCTTTAAATTCTGCACTAAAAAAAGTAGATCTTAACTATGAAGATATTACTCTAATTAGATTAAACGAAGCTACTCCTGTTATTGGTGATGTAGCAATGGAAACCATAACAGAAACAGTAATAACAGAGTCCACTATGATTGGGCATGATCCCTGGACACCAGGAGGAATTGGACTGGGTGTAGGATATACAATAAAAATAAATAATATAGACAGCTGCACAGCGGGTGATGATGTAATTCTTATTATACCAGGAGATGTAGATTTTGCAGATGCTGCTGAGATTATTAATAGGTCTATTGAGCGTGGTGTTAATATTAATGGAGCAGTAGCGCAAAAAGATGATGCAGTTTTGATAGTTAATCGTCTTGATATGCAGATTCCTGTAATAGATGAAGTTAAATATATTGATAAGATTCCACTTGCTAAAAAAGCAGCTGTGGAAGTTGCCAGACCAGGAGGAACAATTGAAAAACTGTCTAATCCATATGGAATTGCTACTATATTTGAATTGGATTCTGAAGATACCAAACATATTTTCCCGGTTGCTAGATCTTTAATTGGCAATAGATCTGCTGTTGTAATAAGAACCCCAGAAGGTGATATTGAAGAACGCAAAATACCAGCTGGTAAAATTACAATACTAGGAGATCGAGGAAAATCTGAAATAGGTGTAGATACCGGTGCAGAAGATATAATGGATTCACTGGAAAAAATACAACCTATAAAAGATGTTACTGGAGAATCAGGTACAAATGTTGGCGGTATGCTTGATCGAGTTAAAAAAACTATGAGCACGGTCACGGATCAGCCACTTTCAGATATCAAGATTAAAGATATTCTTGCTGTAAATACATTTGTTCCCAAAAAAGTTACAGGTGGTCTTGCAGAAGAGCATGCAATGGAGAATGCAGTTGGTCTAGCAGCTATGGTTAAAACAAGTCAGCTGCCTATGCAAAAAATAGCTGACAGATTAGAAGAAGAAACAAATGTGGATGTTGTTATTGCAGGTGTTGAAGCAAATATGGCTATCTTAGGAGCGCTTACAACACCTGGCACAGATAAACCGCTTGTTATACTTGATATGGGTGGTGGCTCAACTGATGCAGCGATGGTTACATCCAGAGATAAAATATATACTACACATCTAGCAGGTGCCGGTGATATGGTTTCGCTTTTAATTAATATTGAATTAGGACTCAATGATCTTAAATTAGCAGAACTTATCAAAGAAAATCCTCTTGCTAAAGTAGAAAGTGTATTTCACATAAGACATGAGGATGGAACTGTTAAATTCTTTGACCAGGCCTTAGATCCAAAATTATTTGGACGAGTTATTATTCTTGCTGATGATGAGAAGATTCCAATTCATTCTGATCATTCATTAGATAAGATCAGACAGGTTAGAAGAGAAGCTAAAAATGATGTTTTTGTAAGAAATTCAATAAGAGCATTAAAAAGAATCATTCCAACCGGTAATATAAGAGATATTGATTTTGTTGTTATGGTTGGCGGCTCTGCAAAAGATTTTGAAATTCCAACCTTAATATCTAATCGACTTTCTGAGTATAGTGTAGTTGCGGGAAGTGGAAATATTAGAGGTGTAATGGGACCCCGAAATGCTGTAGCTACTGGATTAGTGCTTTCCTATCTTGAAACGGAGGGAAGTGTCATAAATGGTTGA
- a CDS encoding diol dehydratase small subunit, translated as MDKELIESIVRDVLGNFEESGNSASPKRGSGLTARDYPMGEKSKDKVKTPSGQTLDDIEFKKIVSGETPGSELRITAETLNHQAEIARSVDREQFAKNLERAAELTKVGDERILEIYNALRPYRSTKQDMLEIADELENEYDAKINAAFIREAAQVYEKRKRLKGDR; from the coding sequence ATGGATAAAGAATTAATAGAATCTATTGTACGTGATGTTCTCGGTAATTTTGAAGAATCAGGTAATTCAGCTTCTCCGAAAAGAGGTAGTGGATTAACTGCAAGAGATTATCCGATGGGTGAAAAAAGTAAGGATAAAGTTAAAACTCCTTCAGGACAAACATTAGATGATATTGAGTTTAAAAAGATAGTTTCTGGAGAAACACCTGGTTCCGAATTAAGAATTACTGCAGAAACACTTAATCATCAGGCAGAAATCGCAAGATCAGTGGATAGAGAGCAATTTGCTAAAAACTTAGAAAGAGCTGCAGAATTGACAAAGGTCGGAGATGAAAGAATTCTTGAAATATACAATGCATTACGTCCTTATCGTTCAACAAAACAGGATATGCTTGAGATTGCAGATGAATTAGAAAATGAATATGATGCTAAAATAAATGCTGCGTTTATTAGAGAGGCTGCTCAAGTATATGAAAAACGGAAGCGTCTAAAAGGTGATAGATAA
- a CDS encoding glycerol dehydratase reactivase beta/small subunit family protein yields MVDQSNKPSVYIGLQKKYESNHLFYNVCYGLEEEGIPFDSYFSEDKVNQIAHDAAQKSRLGVGIAVGDDDQIVIQHKKMNVDNPFFKKKIEKYFQAKIMGSNAARLVKGIPIKEISKEDDYYTISKSEDTENNSVTKNIEKNTTKSAEKNIANSNSENNEKLDSKKNIDSNDESDAVKEITKLVMETLKNIENSN; encoded by the coding sequence ATGGTTGATCAATCAAATAAACCTTCTGTTTATATAGGGCTGCAGAAAAAGTATGAATCTAATCATCTTTTTTATAATGTCTGTTATGGTTTAGAAGAAGAAGGAATACCCTTTGATTCTTATTTCAGTGAAGATAAGGTTAATCAAATTGCCCATGATGCAGCCCAGAAATCTAGACTTGGTGTAGGAATTGCTGTCGGAGATGATGACCAGATAGTAATTCAGCATAAAAAAATGAATGTTGACAATCCTTTTTTCAAAAAAAAGATTGAAAAATATTTTCAGGCAAAGATTATGGGCTCAAATGCAGCAAGACTGGTAAAAGGGATTCCGATTAAAGAAATTTCTAAAGAAGATGATTATTATACTATCAGCAAAAGTGAAGATACAGAAAATAATTCAGTTACTAAAAATATAGAAAAAAATACTACAAAAAGTGCAGAAAAAAATATAGCAAACAGTAACTCTGAAAACAACGAAAAATTAGATTCTAAAAAAAATATAGATTCTAACGATGAATCAGACGCTGTAAAAGAAATAACAAAACTAGTAATGGAAACACTAAAAAATATAGAAAATAGTAATTAA
- the eutJ gene encoding ethanolamine utilization protein EutJ: MDKYVEKANYTLDVLADLIENKPKKLEYEGKIKAGVDLGTANLVLTFLDEENKPILASSTEGTVVRDGLVVDYIGAMKIVRNMKLELESILNRKIECAATAVPPGTGDRDIDTFKNVVQGAGFQVKDVVDEPTAAAAVLGIERGVVVDIGGGTTGISILQEGEVVYTADEATGGTHLNLVIAGGLNISVEKAEKMKRSPEHQSEIFPMVIPVIEKIASIINNHIGKYKAETVYLVGGTSAIDGIEKILADRTGLKIVKPSQPLLVTPLGIAFYCS, from the coding sequence ATGGATAAATATGTGGAAAAAGCAAATTATACTTTAGATGTATTAGCAGACTTGATAGAAAATAAACCAAAAAAATTAGAGTATGAAGGTAAAATTAAGGCTGGTGTTGATCTGGGTACAGCTAATCTTGTTTTAACTTTTCTTGATGAAGAAAACAAACCTATTTTAGCTTCCAGTACTGAAGGTACAGTTGTCAGAGATGGATTAGTTGTAGATTATATTGGTGCTATGAAAATAGTTAGAAACATGAAATTAGAATTAGAAAGTATATTAAATAGAAAAATTGAATGTGCTGCAACTGCAGTACCCCCAGGTACTGGCGATAGAGATATTGATACATTTAAAAATGTTGTTCAGGGTGCAGGTTTTCAGGTGAAAGATGTTGTTGATGAGCCAACAGCAGCAGCAGCTGTACTTGGTATTGAAAGGGGAGTGGTTGTTGATATCGGTGGTGGAACAACAGGAATATCTATTTTACAAGAAGGTGAGGTTGTTTATACTGCAGATGAAGCAACTGGAGGTACCCATTTGAATCTTGTTATAGCTGGTGGTTTGAATATAAGTGTTGAAAAAGCAGAAAAGATGAAAAGATCTCCTGAACATCAATCAGAAATTTTCCCAATGGTTATTCCAGTTATAGAAAAGATTGCATCGATTATTAATAATCATATCGGAAAATATAAGGCAGAAACTGTATATCTTGTCGGTGGGACAAGTGCTATTGATGGCATAGAAAAAATTCTTGCAGATAGAACAGGTTTAAAGATAGTTAAACCTTCTCAACCATTACTGGTAACGCCCCTCGGTATTGCTTTTTATTGCAGTTAG
- a CDS encoding GlcG/HbpS family heme-binding protein, producing the protein MEINLNIAEKISEKCLEKAEKINVPMIISIVGDDGRLIIFKKMDGALPVSIKISQAKAYTAYALKMRSDKLGELSQPGKMLYGIDTVCDNIVLFGGGFPLKVNGEVIGALGVSGGSVEEDMSVAEAGVKFFNNRYTNSL; encoded by the coding sequence ATGGAAATAAATCTTAATATTGCTGAGAAAATATCTGAAAAATGTTTAGAAAAAGCAGAAAAAATTAATGTTCCAATGATTATTTCTATTGTAGGAGATGATGGTAGATTAATTATTTTTAAAAAAATGGATGGGGCACTCCCTGTTAGTATAAAAATTTCTCAAGCTAAAGCTTATACAGCTTATGCTTTGAAAATGAGAAGTGATAAGTTGGGCGAACTTTCGCAGCCTGGTAAAATGCTATATGGAATAGATACTGTTTGTGACAATATAGTTCTTTTTGGTGGCGGATTTCCACTAAAAGTAAATGGAGAAGTTATTGGAGCATTAGGAGTAAGTGGTGGTTCGGTTGAAGAAGATATGTCTGTAGCTGAAGCAGGAGTGAAATTTTTTAATAATCGCTATACTAATAGTTTATAG
- a CDS encoding aldehyde dehydrogenase family protein has product MNFNKEELSQIINKVIEELDQKSSSSAGDYGVFNSMDAAIIAAKKAQKELQANFSVQDREKLIRAMRDEALKHVEKMSEMAVEETGMGRCKDKVIKNKLAINKTPGTENLRTEAYSGKNGLSILEEAPFGVICSITPSTNPSPTIINNAISMIAACNSVVFNPHPGAKKVSLYAMKMLNKAIINAGGPANLLTAVAEPTLQTVEKCMKDERINMLVVTGGHGVVNAALSSGKKAIGAGAGNPPVLVDDTADISKAAADIVKGASIDNNVLCTSEKAIVVLDSIADDLIACMIANNAQLVTDIKALEDLVLTEDGGINKNYIGKDAAYILEKAGIKPTNEDLRLVIFETDIDHPLVRKEQLMPVTPIVRAKNFEEAMDMGVKIENSNRHSAIIHSKNVDNLTAFAKRIGTTIYIKNAPSYAGLGAGGEGFSSFTIAGPTGEGITSARTFTRKRRCVLVDGFSII; this is encoded by the coding sequence ATGAATTTCAATAAAGAAGAGCTTTCTCAAATAATAAATAAAGTAATAGAAGAACTAGACCAAAAATCTTCTAGTTCTGCGGGAGATTATGGTGTTTTTAACTCAATGGATGCAGCCATAATTGCAGCCAAAAAAGCTCAAAAGGAACTCCAGGCTAATTTTTCTGTTCAAGATAGAGAAAAACTAATTAGAGCAATGCGAGATGAAGCATTAAAACATGTTGAAAAAATGTCAGAAATGGCTGTAGAAGAAACTGGTATGGGACGCTGTAAAGATAAAGTTATAAAAAATAAATTAGCAATCAATAAAACTCCAGGCACAGAAAATTTGAGAACAGAAGCTTACAGTGGTAAAAATGGCTTAAGTATTTTAGAAGAAGCACCATTTGGAGTAATTTGCTCGATCACTCCCTCAACAAATCCAAGTCCAACAATAATTAATAATGCAATAAGTATGATAGCAGCCTGTAACAGTGTTGTTTTTAACCCACATCCTGGTGCTAAAAAGGTTTCTCTATATGCAATGAAAATGCTTAATAAAGCGATTATTAATGCTGGTGGACCAGCAAATTTGCTTACAGCAGTTGCTGAGCCAACTCTACAGACTGTAGAAAAATGTATGAAAGATGAACGAATTAATATGCTGGTTGTTACTGGTGGACATGGTGTGGTAAATGCCGCACTTTCATCAGGTAAAAAAGCTATTGGTGCTGGAGCTGGTAATCCTCCTGTTTTAGTTGACGATACTGCAGACATTTCCAAAGCAGCAGCAGATATTGTTAAAGGAGCAAGTATAGATAACAATGTATTATGTACTTCAGAAAAAGCAATAGTGGTCTTAGATTCAATTGCAGATGATTTAATTGCATGTATGATAGCTAATAATGCTCAATTAGTTACAGATATTAAGGCACTTGAAGATTTAGTATTAACTGAAGATGGCGGCATAAATAAAAATTATATTGGTAAAGACGCAGCCTATATTTTAGAAAAAGCAGGAATAAAACCTACAAATGAAGATCTGCGTTTAGTAATCTTTGAAACTGATATAGATCATCCTCTGGTAAGAAAAGAGCAGTTAATGCCTGTAACTCCTATTGTTCGTGCTAAAAACTTTGAAGAAGCAATGGATATGGGTGTTAAAATTGAAAATAGTAATCGACATTCTGCAATTATTCATTCCAAGAATGTTGATAACTTAACAGCATTTGCTAAAAGAATTGGCACAACTATTTATATAAAAAATGCTCCTTCTTATGCTGGGTTGGGTGCAGGTGGCGAAGGTTTTTCATCCTTTACAATTGCTGGGCCAACTGGGGAAGGAATAACTTCTGCAAGAACCTTTACTAGAAAAAGAAGATGTGTTTTAGTAGATGGATTTTCAATAATATAA
- a CDS encoding cob(I)yrinic acid a,c-diamide adenosyltransferase, with the protein MSSIATKRGDKGKTSLLSGERVLKSDPQVEAYGVIDELNSWLGLIRIKCPYQDIKDVICQVQKDLFILSAELASRQKKYKKRITPENLKYIDKKLDYYQSNFDFHGFTIPGQSELGSYLDISRTICRRAERRMASAELIEAVDFSELVHSYVNRLSDLIYILSRTSDRRYLIDFVTERVCSILESEEY; encoded by the coding sequence ATGTCTTCTATTGCTACCAAAAGAGGTGATAAAGGGAAGACAAGTCTATTAAGTGGAGAAAGAGTACTAAAATCTGATCCACAGGTTGAGGCTTATGGTGTTATAGATGAATTGAATTCATGGCTTGGATTAATCAGAATAAAATGTCCTTATCAAGATATTAAAGATGTTATCTGTCAGGTGCAGAAAGATTTATTCATTTTATCTGCAGAATTAGCTTCTAGGCAGAAAAAATATAAAAAGAGAATTACTCCGGAAAATTTAAAGTATATTGATAAAAAATTAGATTATTATCAATCCAATTTTGATTTTCATGGTTTTACAATACCAGGACAGAGTGAATTGGGAAGCTATCTTGATATTAGCAGAACTATCTGCAGAAGAGCTGAAAGAAGAATGGCTTCTGCAGAATTAATAGAAGCTGTAGACTTTTCTGAATTAGTTCATAGTTATGTTAATAGACTATCTGATTTAATCTATATTTTAAGCAGAACATCTGATCGAAGATATTTAATTGACTTTGTTACTGAGAGAGTTTGTAGTATCTTGGAAAGCGAGGAATATTAA
- a CDS encoding 4Fe-4S dicluster domain-containing protein gives MSLIEKIAKAGVVGAGGAGFPTHVKYDTKAEYLIINGAECEPLLRSDKFMMSNFPEEIVEGVKMVADSIGVEHTVFAIKKKYENEYACLKRVIDDKGYDIEFFLMESFYPAGDEHTMVLDITGRVVPEMGIPLEVGCVVTNVGTIYNSYLANQDKAVMDKYVSVLAEVNEPRIVKVPIGTPVEECIKAAGGSTLDEFAVIIGGPMMGENLVEKNDIDNAVITKTDGSVIVLPKDQFVIERNQQSMEHIKNKAKAACIQCTLCTEYCPRYLNGHALEPHRIMRALAYEEVNSAEIFKSAQLCCLCGICELYACPMGLSPRLVNEYYIEKVDEKYESNKTEYEPHPMRGYRKIPTDRQMARLDLTKYNHQELYELLELEVNEVIIPLSQHIGAPAELAVSEGQKVERGDLIGRAKENALSVNIHASISGTVKKADYTKVIISRSAEVVL, from the coding sequence ATGAGCCTTATTGAAAAAATAGCAAAGGCGGGGGTGGTTGGAGCTGGCGGTGCCGGTTTTCCTACTCACGTTAAATATGACACTAAAGCTGAATATTTAATAATAAATGGAGCTGAATGTGAGCCATTATTACGCTCTGATAAATTTATGATGAGTAATTTCCCTGAAGAAATAGTTGAGGGTGTAAAAATGGTTGCAGATAGTATTGGAGTCGAGCATACAGTTTTTGCAATCAAGAAAAAATATGAAAATGAATATGCATGCCTAAAAAGAGTTATCGATGATAAGGGATATGATATTGAATTTTTTTTAATGGAAAGTTTTTATCCTGCTGGTGATGAACATACTATGGTTTTAGATATTACCGGAAGGGTTGTACCTGAGATGGGCATTCCATTAGAAGTTGGATGTGTAGTTACTAATGTTGGAACTATATATAATAGTTACCTTGCAAATCAGGACAAAGCTGTCATGGATAAATATGTTTCAGTTCTGGCAGAAGTAAATGAGCCAAGAATAGTAAAAGTTCCGATTGGGACTCCCGTAGAAGAATGTATTAAAGCAGCAGGCGGAAGTACTCTGGATGAATTTGCAGTGATTATCGGTGGCCCAATGATGGGCGAGAATTTAGTTGAAAAAAATGATATTGATAATGCAGTAATCACAAAAACAGATGGTTCTGTAATTGTTCTTCCTAAGGATCAATTTGTTATAGAAAGAAATCAGCAGAGTATGGAACACATTAAAAATAAAGCAAAAGCTGCCTGTATCCAGTGTACCCTCTGTACAGAATACTGTCCGCGTTATTTAAATGGTCATGCTTTAGAACCACATAGAATAATGAGAGCCTTAGCTTATGAAGAGGTTAATTCAGCTGAAATTTTTAAATCAGCTCAGCTTTGCTGTTTATGTGGAATATGTGAACTTTATGCTTGTCCAATGGGGTTATCTCCAAGACTGGTTAATGAGTATTATATCGAAAAAGTTGATGAAAAATATGAAAGCAATAAAACTGAGTATGAACCTCATCCAATGCGTGGGTATAGAAAAATACCGACGGATAGACAGATGGCAAGATTAGATTTAACCAAATATAATCATCAGGAACTTTATGAATTATTAGAATTAGAAGTGAATGAGGTTATAATTCCTTTAAGTCAGCATATTGGTGCACCTGCAGAGTTAGCTGTAAGTGAAGGTCAAAAAGTTGAAAGAGGAGATTTGATTGGCAGAGCCAAAGAAAATGCTTTAAGTGTTAATATTCATGCAAGTATAAGTGGAACAGTAAAAAAGGCAGATTACACTAAAGTAATCATAAGTAGAAGTGCAGAGGTGGTATTATGA
- a CDS encoding propanediol/glycerol family dehydratase medium subunit — MQLNEDAIRQIVVDVLSGMSDQGGNSETKSYSPDRSGNMVISETGQAAEGRNNDEVVIAIGPAFGNKLSKTMIDVDHSEILREVMAGIEEEGIKARVVKNYITADVGFMGHQAAQISGSGIGIGLQSKGTILIHQKDLNPLANLELFPQAPLVDLPTYRRIGKNAARYAKGENPEPVTTKNDQMARPKYQAISAVLYNKEVKYLDPTKKVVEIEVSFK; from the coding sequence ATGCAGTTAAATGAAGATGCTATTCGCCAGATAGTTGTTGATGTGCTGTCGGGTATGTCTGATCAGGGCGGTAACTCTGAAACAAAATCATATTCTCCTGATAGATCAGGTAATATGGTTATCAGCGAAACAGGCCAAGCAGCAGAAGGCAGAAATAATGATGAAGTTGTAATTGCAATAGGTCCTGCTTTTGGAAATAAATTGTCAAAAACTATGATAGATGTTGACCATAGTGAGATATTAAGAGAAGTTATGGCTGGTATTGAAGAAGAAGGAATTAAGGCAAGAGTTGTTAAGAACTATATCACAGCTGATGTTGGTTTTATGGGACATCAGGCTGCACAAATTAGTGGTTCAGGTATTGGTATTGGATTACAGTCTAAAGGTACAATTTTAATACACCAGAAAGATTTAAATCCACTGGCCAACTTAGAACTTTTCCCACAGGCACCACTTGTAGATTTACCAACTTATAGACGGATTGGTAAAAATGCTGCCAGATATGCTAAAGGAGAAAATCCAGAACCTGTAACAACAAAAAATGATCAGATGGCCAGGCCAAAATATCAGGCAATATCTGCTGTGTTATACAATAAAGAAGTTAAGTATCTTGACCCAACTAAAAAAGTAGTAGAAATTGAAGTATCATTTAAATAA
- a CDS encoding EutN/CcmL family microcompartment protein has product MLIAKVVGNVVATQKDEGLVGTKLLIICPLYEEFRKEKCVVAVDSVGAGIGETVLVVKGSSARLTDHLKSSPIDHAIIGIIDEIELDESSF; this is encoded by the coding sequence ATGCTCATAGCAAAAGTAGTTGGGAATGTAGTAGCTACTCAAAAAGATGAGGGTTTAGTAGGTACAAAGCTGCTTATTATTTGTCCACTATACGAAGAATTTAGAAAAGAAAAATGTGTGGTTGCAGTTGATAGTGTTGGGGCGGGGATTGGTGAAACAGTGCTTGTAGTTAAAGGAAGTTCAGCACGTTTAACAGACCACCTAAAAAGCAGTCCTATAGACCATGCAATAATAGGAATTATTGATGAAATTGAACTCGATGAATCGAGTTTCTAG
- a CDS encoding BMC domain-containing protein — MSRTAIGMVETVGLLAAYEAADVAVKSANVKLIGYEISRGGMVVIKFSGDIGAVKSAVDAAAIAASRLGKVFSSHVIPRPHQDIDKKMIFTDDTVGYKKDKNLAENVEKTSEESKEIVETKESKEETEEADIEDQLKDVDLDEQEEEIEADTQESDEELETEETEVLESEEELDLEEDDDESEYEEDESEEEIEKDDGDICNLCGDPDCPRRKGELRTDCIHYDEIMGTDE, encoded by the coding sequence ATGTCCAGAACTGCAATAGGAATGGTTGAGACTGTTGGACTACTTGCTGCTTATGAAGCTGCAGATGTAGCTGTAAAATCAGCTAATGTTAAATTAATTGGTTATGAAATAAGCAGAGGTGGTATGGTAGTTATTAAGTTTTCTGGTGATATAGGTGCAGTCAAGTCTGCAGTCGATGCTGCAGCAATAGCAGCATCTAGATTGGGTAAAGTATTTTCTTCCCATGTTATCCCAAGACCTCACCAGGATATCGATAAAAAAATGATCTTTACCGATGATACGGTGGGATATAAAAAAGATAAAAATCTTGCAGAAAATGTTGAAAAAACCTCGGAAGAATCTAAAGAAATAGTAGAAACTAAGGAAAGTAAAGAGGAAACTGAGGAGGCGGATATCGAAGATCAACTAAAAGATGTTGATTTAGACGAGCAGGAAGAAGAAATAGAGGCTGACACTCAAGAATCTGATGAAGAACTAGAAACAGAAGAAACTGAAGTTCTTGAATCTGAAGAAGAACTCGATTTAGAAGAAGATGATGATGAATCAGAATACGAAGAAGATGAATCAGAAGAAGAAATAGAAAAAGATGATGGAGACATATGTAACCTCTGTGGAGATCCAGACTGTCCGCGTAGAAAAGGAGAACTAAGAACAGACTGTATTCACTATGACGAAATTATGGGTACAGATGAATAA
- a CDS encoding BMC domain-containing protein: protein MIRTIGMLEFNSISQGIKVADVMKKAADVDLILAQPNCPGKYTILISGDVSAVKTSISSGKEASGPFLVDDMIVSRIHEDLISAINGTTEVEAVNAVGVLEYFSMPSAIIGADAAAKASDVKLIQVRLGTGLGGKAYVSFTGDVSAVQQALNAAEAVTYGNGMLYNKVFISSPDKDVFKTLL from the coding sequence ATGATAAGAACAATTGGCATGCTTGAATTTAATTCCATAAGTCAGGGGATTAAAGTGGCAGATGTTATGAAAAAAGCTGCTGATGTAGATTTGATTCTGGCCCAGCCGAATTGTCCTGGTAAATATACAATTTTGATTTCGGGTGATGTGAGTGCTGTTAAAACATCAATTTCTTCAGGAAAAGAAGCTTCAGGACCATTTTTAGTTGACGATATGATAGTATCAAGAATTCATGAAGATTTGATTAGTGCTATTAATGGAACAACTGAAGTAGAAGCTGTTAATGCTGTTGGAGTACTGGAATATTTCTCTATGCCGAGTGCTATTATAGGTGCAGATGCTGCTGCAAAGGCATCTGATGTTAAGCTTATACAGGTTAGATTAGGAACAGGGCTTGGAGGTAAAGCATATGTTAGCTTTACTGGGGATGTGAGTGCTGTCCAACAGGCTTTAAATGCAGCTGAAGCAGTAACTTATGGCAATGGAATGCTTTATAATAAAGTATTTATTTCTTCACCAGATAAGGATGTATTTAAGACATTATTATAA
- a CDS encoding BMC domain-containing protein, whose product MNGEALGLIETKGFIGAVEAADAMVKAANVKLIGYEKIGSGLITVMVKGDVGATKAATDAGAAAAGRVGELISVHVIPRPHQDVETLLPKLLAEDELDESQL is encoded by the coding sequence ATGAACGGTGAAGCTTTAGGTCTTATTGAAACTAAAGGGTTTATTGGAGCAGTTGAAGCTGCTGATGCAATGGTTAAAGCAGCTAATGTTAAACTTATAGGTTATGAAAAAATAGGTTCAGGTTTAATTACTGTTATGGTTAAAGGCGATGTTGGAGCAACTAAAGCCGCTACTGATGCAGGTGCAGCAGCAGCAGGTAGAGTTGGAGAATTGATTTCAGTTCACGTAATCCCAAGACCACATCAAGATGTAGAAACACTTTTACCTAAATTATTAGCAGAAGATGAGTTAGATGAATCACAATTATAA